One window from the genome of Sandaracinaceae bacterium encodes:
- a CDS encoding PQQ-dependent sugar dehydrogenase, with product MNDRSLFPALRRALCTTRGIGFGACAAFLVVVAGCGPDAETPSAPAPEGVAPTAAPASPAPGLQEAPTAPRPAALPPAPPADVRPVGPYQADHGRDCDGWPRLALETPPSTCVGIVAHATHPAIAAAGPRFRPRSIVQDPARDDVFWIIDGGAQRDHAGRVFRLRTALRPGEPPAVHLVLTRLHRPHGGRVGPDGKVYVGEVDGIFRFDPTAVNVAIDGLPPAPPGPQPVVAVAREAVVSGLATQLRREDRIRYHPLSAFVFTPGGDLIVNRGSSTDRCLESLPAARCEDEADDLASLVRYAYLGAGRYATEPEVLARGLRNSVALVAHASGTLLQGENGADFQEADRPHEELNVIVAGGHYGWPYCFDARGRDPSWAHSDFHCDPARNLTYHPPLRLLPPHGAPLGLAYYDHPAMPMLTGHLLVSLHGYRAAGHRLLALPVNARGLPPAHGGELTLLGGWDASERGPKGAPVELWVARDGSVWLVEDKNGTVLRIAAETYAPSADADPHASSGEVVQPPDAVFAGLRTEVLGPRCGACHAFLLGPPGDAAQALRHEGWLALDGDTTALELRITRRHERPMPPAAPLPADELARIRAWLAGQR from the coding sequence ATGAACGACCGGTCCCTGTTTCCAGCACTGCGGCGCGCGCTCTGCACCACGCGAGGCATTGGCTTCGGTGCCTGCGCGGCGTTCCTCGTGGTGGTGGCAGGGTGTGGGCCCGACGCCGAGACCCCCTCGGCTCCCGCGCCCGAGGGCGTGGCGCCCACGGCGGCCCCCGCGAGTCCGGCTCCGGGTCTGCAAGAAGCTCCTACAGCGCCTCGCCCAGCAGCCCTCCCGCCGGCACCCCCGGCAGACGTTCGTCCCGTGGGCCCCTATCAGGCCGACCATGGGCGAGACTGCGACGGCTGGCCGCGCCTGGCGCTCGAGACGCCGCCCTCGACCTGCGTAGGGATCGTCGCGCACGCCACACACCCGGCCATCGCGGCGGCGGGGCCTCGCTTCAGGCCGCGCTCCATCGTGCAGGACCCGGCGCGGGACGACGTCTTCTGGATCATCGACGGAGGGGCTCAGCGTGACCACGCCGGCCGCGTCTTCCGGCTGCGCACGGCGCTGCGCCCAGGCGAGCCGCCTGCCGTGCACCTGGTGCTCACGCGCCTCCACCGGCCGCACGGAGGCCGGGTGGGCCCCGACGGGAAGGTCTACGTGGGGGAGGTGGACGGTATCTTCCGCTTCGACCCCACCGCGGTGAACGTGGCCATCGACGGGCTGCCGCCCGCGCCGCCGGGGCCCCAGCCCGTGGTCGCGGTGGCCCGCGAGGCCGTGGTCAGCGGGCTCGCCACCCAGCTGCGCCGCGAAGACCGCATTCGCTACCACCCGCTTAGCGCATTCGTGTTCACGCCAGGCGGGGACCTGATCGTGAACCGCGGGTCGTCCACGGACCGCTGCCTCGAGTCGTTGCCGGCCGCGCGCTGTGAAGACGAGGCCGACGACCTCGCGTCGCTGGTGCGCTACGCCTACTTGGGCGCGGGGCGCTACGCCACGGAGCCCGAGGTGCTGGCCCGCGGGCTGCGCAACTCGGTCGCGCTCGTGGCTCACGCGAGCGGCACGCTGCTGCAGGGGGAGAACGGGGCCGACTTTCAAGAGGCCGACAGGCCGCACGAAGAGCTCAACGTGATCGTGGCGGGTGGCCACTACGGCTGGCCCTACTGCTTCGACGCGCGCGGGCGTGACCCGTCGTGGGCACACTCGGACTTTCACTGCGACCCCGCGCGCAACCTCACCTATCACCCGCCGCTGCGCCTCCTGCCGCCGCACGGCGCGCCGCTGGGGCTGGCCTACTACGACCACCCGGCCATGCCGATGCTCACCGGCCACCTCTTGGTGTCACTGCACGGCTATCGAGCGGCGGGGCATCGTTTGCTGGCGCTGCCGGTGAACGCGCGGGGTCTGCCGCCGGCGCATGGCGGGGAGCTCACGCTGCTGGGCGGTTGGGACGCGAGCGAGCGGGGGCCCAAGGGAGCTCCAGTGGAGCTGTGGGTCGCGCGCGATGGATCCGTGTGGCTGGTGGAAGACAAGAACGGCACGGTCCTGCGCATCGCCGCGGAGACCTATGCGCCGAGCGCCGACGCGGACCCTCACGCCAGCAGCGGTGAGGTGGTGCAGCCACCGGACGCCGTGTTCGCGGGCCTGCGCACCGAGGTCCTCGGTCCGCGCTGTGGGGCATGCCACGCGTTCCTGCTCGGTCCGCCGGGCGACGCGGCGCAGGCGCTGCGTCACGAAGGCTGGCTGGCGCTCGATGGCGACACCACCGCGCTCGAGCTGCGCATCACGCGAAGGCACGAGCGGCCGATGCCACCCGCAGCGCCCCTGCCCGCAGACGAACTCGCGCGGATCCGTGCTTGGCTCGCGGGCCAACGCTAG
- a CDS encoding PilZ domain-containing protein, translating to MAHTKLVESATRSASHVDLGGSALLFGADGDPVGEYRVRDLTSRGALLRGQPWAEQIGRRVHVVLALPSRPEPLEVWGHVGRRVDTGPGAVELELHFRDLSPDDEDAIEEAILLEWTRVCDA from the coding sequence ATGGCACACACGAAGCTAGTGGAGTCGGCGACGCGCAGCGCGAGCCACGTTGATCTGGGTGGGAGCGCGCTGCTGTTCGGCGCCGACGGGGACCCGGTGGGCGAGTACCGAGTGCGCGACCTGACGTCCCGCGGGGCGCTGCTGCGTGGGCAGCCCTGGGCGGAGCAGATCGGGCGGCGCGTGCACGTGGTGCTGGCGCTTCCTTCGCGCCCCGAGCCGCTCGAAGTGTGGGGCCACGTGGGGCGCCGTGTGGACACGGGTCCTGGCGCCGTGGAGCTGGAGCTGCACTTCCGCGACCTGAGCCCGGACGACGAGGACGCCATCGAGGAGGCCATCCTGCTCGAGTGGACGCGCGTCTGCGACGCCTGA
- a CDS encoding CBS domain-containing protein — MLDQKGKAVHCVEVDASVMDAVAMMNQHHVGSVLVCDREVWVGIFTERDVLTRIVAPRRDPDTTRVRDVMTPELFTLTAEHDLGDAMELMTTRRCRHVPIVTKGQLDGLLSIGDVTKALRVQLVNELHELETYIASPYVS, encoded by the coding sequence GTGCTCGATCAGAAGGGCAAGGCCGTGCATTGCGTCGAGGTCGATGCGAGCGTCATGGACGCGGTGGCGATGATGAACCAACACCACGTGGGCTCGGTCTTGGTGTGCGACCGAGAGGTGTGGGTGGGCATCTTCACGGAGCGCGACGTCCTCACGCGGATCGTGGCGCCGCGCCGGGACCCGGACACTACGCGGGTCCGTGATGTCATGACACCCGAGCTCTTCACGCTCACGGCGGAGCACGACCTGGGCGATGCGATGGAACTCATGACCACACGCCGCTGCCGTCACGTGCCCATCGTCACGAAGGGGCAGCTCGACGGCCTGCTCTCGATCGGCGATGTGACCAAGGCGCTGCGCGTGCAGCTGGTCAACGAGCTGCACGAGCTGGAGACGTACATCGCCAGCCCGTACGTCTCCTGA
- a CDS encoding diguanylate cyclase: MSSMVTAALSLRRTVRASAVLIASLALGCVVWLGAFQGGPDSMGLEHAAASVLWLALFAQRASLRSQAIETEGRGVRLDLELGLLLLIASHALVQLMGGLEGPLYPLVYVVVAFLASFARKPMGHGLVLVALLFEAPIWFMTEDHASARPFVLHAVFIVFFGALNLMFTRVEIARVRERSIKALDEDKAKVREESRMFRLVAPASGRAHDEERLFQSSVEEVHHALYHVLHLLHRSLDLHTCVLLMLDERGEQLRIVELVTNADEIAEGPFAAGEGALGAVVRRQITTNLEHIRPNYKGLPYYADGAPIQAFIGVPVREGDQVRGVLCGDRLADRPFSAREEEVFESAIRQVLRALENERVFVQLERGKREQSILFSASQMLGAALNEAAVIDAGLEASQQIAPYEFAAITLYDADSRRHTVRKAVGVHADEFQNLTFRDNNSLTAMAVKNHHYLPYRGDFDPRQQTVYTRRENLRGMDSLLILPLIVREDAIGTLALAARRRDAFGDAVRPALQVLANQLAVSLSNAKAVARLEEMATTDGLTGCLNKRAFLDELDRRVRSAERFGRKLSLIVTDIDHFKSVNDTYGHATGDVVIRELGQILMRVKRETDLVARFGGEEFCVLCEETDTDGAILLAERVREELGETVFQTENGKLQVRASLGVATFPTHAKTPEGLFDITDKALYAAKHGGRNMVVAA; this comes from the coding sequence ATGTCGAGCATGGTGACGGCAGCGCTCTCCCTCCGGCGCACGGTCCGTGCGAGCGCGGTGCTGATCGCGTCGCTGGCGCTCGGCTGTGTGGTCTGGCTCGGCGCTTTTCAGGGTGGCCCCGACTCCATGGGGCTGGAACATGCGGCGGCTTCGGTGCTGTGGTTGGCGCTGTTCGCGCAGCGCGCGTCCCTGCGCAGCCAGGCCATCGAGACCGAGGGGCGCGGGGTGCGGCTGGACCTCGAGCTGGGGCTCTTGCTGCTGATCGCCAGCCACGCGCTGGTGCAGCTGATGGGCGGGCTCGAGGGGCCGCTCTATCCGCTGGTCTACGTGGTGGTCGCGTTCCTGGCGTCGTTCGCGCGCAAGCCCATGGGGCACGGCCTGGTGCTGGTGGCGCTGCTGTTCGAGGCCCCCATCTGGTTCATGACCGAGGACCACGCGAGCGCCCGTCCCTTCGTGCTGCACGCGGTCTTCATCGTCTTCTTCGGCGCGCTCAACCTCATGTTCACGCGCGTCGAGATCGCTCGGGTGCGCGAGCGCAGCATCAAGGCGCTGGACGAGGACAAGGCCAAGGTCCGCGAGGAGTCGCGCATGTTCCGCCTGGTGGCCCCCGCCAGCGGGCGCGCGCACGACGAGGAGCGCCTCTTCCAGTCCTCCGTGGAGGAGGTGCACCACGCGCTCTACCACGTGCTGCACCTGCTGCACCGCAGCCTGGACCTGCACACCTGCGTGCTGCTGATGCTCGACGAGCGCGGCGAGCAGCTGCGCATCGTGGAGCTGGTGACCAACGCCGACGAGATCGCCGAGGGCCCATTCGCGGCCGGCGAAGGAGCGCTGGGCGCGGTGGTGCGCCGCCAGATCACGACCAACCTCGAGCACATTCGCCCCAACTACAAGGGCCTCCCGTACTACGCCGACGGCGCGCCCATTCAGGCGTTCATCGGCGTCCCGGTGCGCGAGGGTGACCAGGTGCGTGGTGTGCTCTGTGGCGACCGCCTGGCCGACAGGCCCTTCAGCGCCCGCGAAGAAGAGGTGTTCGAGAGCGCCATCCGCCAGGTGCTGCGCGCCCTCGAGAACGAGCGCGTCTTCGTGCAGCTCGAGCGAGGCAAGCGCGAGCAGAGCATCCTGTTCAGCGCGTCCCAGATGCTGGGGGCCGCCCTCAACGAAGCCGCCGTGATCGACGCGGGCCTCGAGGCGTCGCAGCAGATCGCGCCCTACGAATTCGCGGCCATCACGCTCTACGACGCCGACTCACGCCGCCACACGGTGCGCAAGGCCGTGGGAGTGCACGCGGACGAGTTCCAGAACCTGACCTTCCGCGACAACAACTCGCTGACGGCCATGGCGGTCAAGAACCACCACTACCTGCCGTACCGCGGCGACTTCGACCCCCGCCAGCAGACGGTCTACACGCGGCGCGAGAACCTGCGCGGCATGGACTCGCTGCTGATCCTGCCGCTGATCGTGCGCGAGGACGCCATCGGAACCCTGGCCCTCGCCGCGCGGCGTAGGGACGCCTTCGGGGACGCCGTGCGCCCGGCCCTGCAGGTGCTGGCCAACCAGCTAGCGGTCTCGCTGAGCAACGCCAAGGCCGTGGCGCGCCTCGAGGAGATGGCCACCACGGACGGCCTGACGGGCTGCCTGAACAAGCGCGCGTTCCTGGACGAGCTCGATCGCCGCGTGCGCTCGGCCGAGCGTTTCGGCCGCAAGCTGTCGCTGATCGTCACGGACATCGACCACTTCAAGAGCGTCAACGACACCTACGGTCACGCCACGGGCGACGTGGTGATCCGCGAGCTGGGGCAGATCCTCATGCGCGTGAAGCGCGAGACCGACCTCGTGGCGCGCTTCGGTGGCGAGGAGTTCTGCGTGCTGTGCGAGGAGACCGACACCGACGGCGCGATCCTGTTGGCCGAGCGCGTCCGCGAGGAGCTGGGCGAGACGGTCTTCCAGACCGAGAACGGCAAGCTGCAGGTACGCGCGTCGCTGGGCGTGGCCACCTTCCCCACGCACGCGAAGACTCCCGAGGGCCTCTTCGACATCACCGACAAGGCGCTCTACGCCGCCAAGCACGGTGGCCGCAACATGGTCGTCGCGGCCTGA